Part of the Micromonospora tarapacensis genome is shown below.
GGGGCCGTTGTGCGGGAGTGGACGAGCTGCTGTTCAGCAGCGACGACGAGCAGCAGTTCGGCCAGGTGAGCCGGGCGCTGCGCCGGGCGCGGGAGTCGAACGGCTACGGTGGCTGGGAGGACCCGATGGCCACCGCGGATCCGTGGCGACCTCGACGCTGAACCAGGCCGGCTAGCCGGCAACCGGCTCCGGTGCCTGCTCCCGCTCCCGCTGCTCGGCCGTGACCATCGCACTCACCCGGCGCTCGGCCCAGAAGGAGACGAACGGCACGGTGCCGGCCAGCATCACCAGGATCATCCGCTTGAGCGGCCAGTCGGCCCGGCGGGACAGGTCGAACGCGGCGACCAGGAAGACCATGTAGAGGAAGCCGTGTGCCTGGCCCACGGTCTCCACCACGACCGGGTTGTCGAAGCCGTACTTGAGCGGCATGCCGATCACGACCAGCAGGATCAGCACCACGCCGACGACCCAGGCGATCACTCGGTAGCGGGTGAGGGCAGCGCGCACTTCTCGTCCGTCCTTCCGGAGCCGGCTCAGCCGGGATAGTCGCCGGGCTTCGCGCCCGGGTTGGCGTTCAACCATGACAGGTAGCGGTTGTAGGCGGCCAGATCGGCATCGTCGGCGTCACCGGCGCTGGATCGGATGGCCCGCACCGGGCGGCGGATCCCGGTTCGCGGCCGCCCCACCCCGGCGGCATCGGCCGGCTCGGCCGCCGCGGCGGCTCCCGCCGCGACGGGATCCGTGCCGTCGGCGGCCGGCGTCCCGGTGCCGCCCCGGCCCGCGGCCCGGGCCGGCGATCCACCGCCCAGGGCATGACGCACCTCGCGCCACCAGACGAAGACCACGAACCCCGCGAAGATCGGCCACTCGACGGCGTAGCCCCAGCTGATGGCGTTACCCGCGGTGGCGCGGCTGACCTGCCACCAGCCCAACCCGAGGAACGTGGTCACCAGCACGACCATGGCCACGTGGCGGGCGATCCACGCCGGGGTCCAGAGCCGCTTCATGGCAAAAGGGTACCGGGGACCGGTGGCGATCTCCGACGCGACGTCGTAGTGGCCGGTGGTTTGGCCGTACCCGCGGTGGGCAACCGTACAGACGCCAGCCCACGACGGACGAGGGGGCGAGATGACGGCATCGGGACGACAGGACGGATTTCCCGCCGGCGGCACGGAGGTGAGCCCCGAACAGCGGATTCCCGAGTGGGGCGACGACCGGGTGGCGGCACCGGCGTTCGACGCCGACCTGCCCGGCATCGACCCGGCCGAGCTGGCCGAGGAGGACCTCATCCGCGAGATGCAGAGCCTGCACCGCACCCGGCTGGACACGCTCCGCCACGCGACGGACTCGGCGCTCGCCAACCATCTGCGGCGAACCGCCGAACTGGAGACCGAGTACCTGGCCCGGCACCCGGGGCGAGAGGTGGACCCGAGCCGGCTGCGGGACCTGTGATGGCATCCGCGGAGCGCGGCGTGTCCGCACCTCCCGAGGTCGCCTTCAACACCGCGACCGACCCCGACCGGATCTCCGCCTGGCTGCCCGAGCCGCTGCTGTCGGCTGATCCGTCCCGCGACGGTGACGCCGAGCGGCTGCGGGCTCGCTGGGACGCGCGGCGCACCGACTGGTCCGCCGAGCTGTGCGTGGAGCCGGCAGATGCCGGTGGCTCCTGGCTTCGGCTGGAACTCGGCGGCGGTGGCGCGGAGGCTGACCGGTTGGCCGGTGAGGCGCTGACCAACCTCGTCCGCGAGGTGGCCGACAACCTGCAGGCCGGCTGACCCGGCCGAGACCGCCGCCCCCTCGCGGGGGCGGCGGATCGTTACTTGACCCGAAGGAGGCCGGGTGAGCGATCTGAAGCAGAAGGTGGCGCGGCTGCGGCAGGCGTACGCGCCCCACGAACATCGTCCGCTCGGTGGCTACCTGGCGGCCATGGGCACCTATGCCGGGGTCGCCGGCGCGATCGCGGGTCTGGTCAAGGTGACCGGACGCACCGTGCCGGATCGACCCGCCACCTCGGATGTGGTGCTGCTGGCCATCGCCACCCACAAGCTCAGCCGGCTGCTGTCCAAGGACGCGGTGACCAGTCCGCTGCGCGCCCCCTTCACCCGCTACGACCGGCCGATCGGCAGCGGCGAGGTGATGGAGCAGGTACGCGACTCGGGCAGCTCCACCCGGCACGCCATCGGCGAGTTGCTCAGCTGCCCGTTCTGCCTGGCGGTCTGGGTGGCGACCGGGCTCACCGGCGGCCTGGTGCTCGCGCCCCGGCTGACCCGCCTGGTGGCCACCGCGCTGACCGCGGTGGCCGCCTCCGACTTCCTCCAGATGGGTTACGCGGTCGCCCAGCAGGCCGCCGAGGGCGACGAGGAGGACTGACGCGATGCAGCGCCGGCCGGGCCCTGGTGCACGGGTCCGGCCGGCGTCGGGTGGGTGGCCGCCGATCAGCGTTGCATGCCGGACCAGCCGCGTGGGGACTCGGGCTCCCGCTCGTCCTCGTCCGCGCCGGTGACGATGTCCCGGTCGACGGCGGTGCGGTCGTGCTCGTTGGCGAAGTCGGGTTCGGGCAGGGTGTCCGTGCCCTCGGGCGGCTGGCCGAGGGCGGACGTCCGTTCGCGCTGGTGCTTCTCGGGCTGGGACATGCGCTCCCCTTCTCGTCGCCGGTGCGGCCGGCGCACCGGCCGTGGTCGGCGGGCCGGCTCAACCGACCGATCCACCCAGCAGGTCGGTCACCTCGTCGACCGCGTACTCGCCCTGCGGCAACGCGTTCAGCCGGGCGAGCAACTGCGCCGGCAGTTCCGCGGCGACCGCGCGGCGGTAGATGTCCACCTGGCTGATCCGCTCCTGACCGTGGTAGAGGTCGTCGAGCAGCTCGTCGAGTGGCCGGGTGTCCACCTCCTCGGTCTCCACCTCGTCGGGTACGGCGGCGGCCGTGCCGGGCAGGTCGGTGACGGGCGGATCGAGCGCGGCGGTGTCGACCACGGGAACGTCGGCCAGGATGGCCTCGGGCAGCCGCGCCTCAGTCGTGGGTGCCGTGGGCGCCTCGGTCACGGGTACGTCGTCGGTCACCCGCGACGGCTACCCGCGCCCGTACCGGTGAAACACCGGTCCACCCCGACCCACCCGCTGATCACGAAATTGACGGCCGCTCCGAGGCACTCGCCAACTTCATGATCAACAGGGGGTGGGCGTGGGCGGTGAAGCGTGCGGAGGGTGGTCAGGCCGGCGTCGGCAGGGAGCGCGGCCGGGGGTGGGTGGCGCGGCGGGTGCGGACGGCGGCGGCCAACTCGGCGAGAACCTCGTCGGTGGTGTCCCAGCCGATGCAGGCGTCGGTGACCGACTGGCCGTAGGTCAGCTCGCGGGTCGGGTCGAGGTCCTGCCGGCCGGGCACGAGGAAGCTCTCCAACATGATCCCGACGATGCCCCGCTGGCCGGCGGCGATCTGCCCGGCCACGTCGGCGGCCACCGTGGGCTGGTTGCGGTGGTCCTTGCCGCTGTTGGCGTGGCTGGCGTCCACCACCAGTCGCTCCGGCAGGGCGGCGGCCCGCAGCAGCTCCAGCGCGCCCGCCACCGACTCCGCGTCGTAGTTCGGCCGGCCGCCGCCGCCACGCAGCACCAGGTGCCCGTCCGCGTTGCCCCGGGTGTGCATGATCGCCGGAATGCCGGAGACGTCGATGCCGGGGAAGACGTGCGGCACGCCGGCCGCCCGGATGGCGTCGACCGCCGTGGCGATGCTGCCGTCGGGTCGGTTCTTCATGCCGATCGGCATGGACAGGCCGGAGGCGAGCTGGCGGTGCACCTGGCTCTCCACGGTGCGTGCCCCGATCGCCCCCCAGGCGACCGTGTCCGCGATGTACTGCGGGGTGATGGGGTCGAGGAACTCGCAGCCCACCGGCAGGCCCAGGCGCAGTACGTCGAGCAGCAGCGCCCGGGCCCGGCGCAGGCCGGTGTTGACGTCGCCGGAGCCGTCCAACCCGGGGTCGTTGATCAGGCCCTTCCAACCCACCGTGGAGCGCGGCTTCTCGAAGTACACCCGCATCACCACCAGCAGGTCCTCGGCCACCCGCTCGGCCGCCTCGCGGAGCCGGTGTGCGTAGTCCAGGGCAGCGGCCGGGTCGTGGACCGAGCACGGCCCCACCACGACCAGCAGCCGGTCGTCGGCCCGGTCGAGCACCCGGCCGACCGCCCGCCGGCCGGCCAGCACGGCCGAGGTGAGGCCGTCGTCCAGGGGCAGCTCGTGGTGCAGCAGGGCCGGGGTGGTCAGCGGCACGACACGGTCGATCCGCTGGTCGATGACCCGGTGGTTCTCCGGGGTGGTCACGGTGGGCGTCCTTCCGCCGACCGCACCCGGGGCCGGTGCCCGGGTCGAGCCGGCTGCTCGTACGCGAAAGGGCAGGAACGAAAGCTCCTGCCCGGCCGGCTCGAAAACGGTGACGTCAGATCAGGGTGAGGTCACCGGCCTGCGAGCCGGCTGCCTAAACCATCGATACGAGCGCGTCACGGCGGTAAGCGTACCCGACGTGCGAAGGTGCTCACCCCCTCGTCGGCAAAGGCTCGCTTCGTGTTCACCCTCATCGATGATTCCGTCAGTAGGCGGCATCACCTACGAGGTGCGCGGCCCGTTCCGCTGAGGTGCGCCGAGGTGAGAGGAAGGGCCCGTGCGCAGGCCGCGACTCGGCGCGAGGAAGGACCCCTCCTCTCCCGCGTACCGAAGATCCTGCGTGCCGAGGACGGGGGCGGGGTATGAGGAGCGGCATGAGTGACGAGCGGAGCGACCAAAAGCGGGTCCAGTCCCGCGCCCACCTGCTGCCGGAGGAGGCGGCCGCCGGCAGCGACGACGCGCCGGCACAGGCGGACGCGATCCTCGCCGAGTCAGACGCCCGGGAAGCCGACCGGAACGCCGCCCCGGACACCGTGCTGGAGCGGCGTACCTCGGACCAGACCGTGAACCCCATCGAACCGCCGGACTGAGCGCCGGCCCGGCGCCCTCGGCGGACCGTCGATGCCGACCGCCCGGAGGGTGCCGCGTCGGGTGGCGGGCGACGCGTCGGCGCCGGCTCGCCGGTGGGGCGTCCCGAGAGCCGGTGGGGCGTCCCGAGACCTGCCGAGGCGGGAGATCGGATAGCGTCGGTGCCATGCCCGACAGTGGTTACCCCTGGCCCATCTCGACGACCCGACTGGACAACGGCCTGCGCGTGGTGATCAGCGAGGACCGCACCGCTCCGGCGGTCGCGGTCAACCTCTGGTACGACGTCGGCTCCCGGCACGAGCCGGCCGGTCAGACCGGGTTCGCGCACCTCTTCGAGCACCTGATGTTCGAGGGCTCGGTGCACGTGGCGAAGACCGAGCACATGAAGCTGGTGCAGGGGGCGGGCGGCTCGCTCAACGCCACCACCAACCCGGACCGCACGAACTACTTCGAGACGGTCCCGGCCGAGCATCTGGAGTTGGCGCTCTGGCTGGAGGCCGACCGGATGGGTGGGCTGGTGCCGGCGCTCACCCAGGAGACGCTGGACAACCAGCGGGACGTGGTCAAGAACGAGCGGCGGCAGCGCTACGAGAACGTGCCGTACGGCGACGCCTGGCTGCGGCTGCTGCCCCTGCTCTATCCGCCGGGCCACCCCTACCATCACGCCACCATCGGCTCGATGGCCGACCTGAACGCCGCCGACCTGGCCACCTTCCAGGCGTTCCACCGGACCTACTACGCGCCGAACAACGCGGTCCTCACCGTGGTCGGCGACACCAGCGCCGACGAGGTCGTCGCCCTGGCCGGGAAGTACTTCGGCGCGATCCCGCCCCGGCCGGAGATCCCTCCGGCGCCGGACGGTCGGGTCGTGCCGGCCGCGGGTGTGCCCGCCGAGGAGACGGTGGTCACCGACGTGCCGGCCCCCCGGGTGTACGTCGCGCACCGCACCCACCCGTTCGGCAGCCCCGAGTACGACGTGGTGACCGTGCTGGCCACGGTGCTGGGTAGCGGCCGGGGCAGCCGGCTCTACCAGCGCCTCGCCGACGGCGAGCGGATCGCCCAGCCCGACCTGGTCGGGGCGTACGGGGTGGATCTGGCGCACGCCCCGGCGCCACTCATCGCCACCGCCACCGCGCGGCCCGGGGTCAGCGGTGAGCGGCTGGCCGCCGGGCTCGCCGAGGTGGTCGACGAGTTGGCCACCGTGCCGGTCACCGCCGCCGAGCTGGACCGCGCGAAGGCGCTGCTGACCACCGCGTGGTGGCGACAGATGTCCACGGTGGACGGACGGGCGGACGCGCTGGGCCGGTACGCCACGCAGTTCGGCGACCCGGCCAGCGTCGCCGAGCGGCTGCCGGCCTGGCTCGCGGTGACCGCCGAGCAGATCGCCGAGGTGGCGGCCGAGGTGCTCGCCGCCGACGACCGGGTGACCCTGACCTACCGTCCCGAGGAGAAGCCGTGAGCGCGAGGAGTGAGCGGCGCGGCCCGGCGGGGCGCTGGGCCCTGGCACCCGTGAGCCCCGCAGTCGCGAACGAAAGGATTGCTCAGTGACGTTGATCGCCGACCGTCCCGGGCCGGGCGAGGCCCGCCCGTACCGCTTCCCGCAGGTGGTCCGCCGCTCGGTGGCCGGCGGTCAGGTCGTCGCCGCGCACCTGCCCGGCCAGAATCTCGCCGTCGCGCTGCTGCTGCTGGACGCGGGGGCGGGCCGGGAACCCGTGGGCCGGGAGGGGCTCGGCGGGGTGCTGGCAAAGGCTCTCGAGGAGGGCACCACGCAGCGCGACGCCACCGCGTACGCGCTGGCCATCGAGGCACTCGGCACCGAGTTGGTGACCGGGCTGGACTGGGACACCTTCCAGGTGAGCGTGCAGGTGCCGGTGGAGCGGCTGGGCGCGGCGGTGGAACTGCTCGCCGAGGCGGTGCGTACGCCGAGGTTGGACCCGGACGACGTCCGGCGGGTCCGCGACGACGAGGCGACCGCGTTGCGGATGGACTGGGCCAATCCCGGCCCGCGCGCCGACGCGGCGTTGCGTGCCGACCTGTTCGGTGCCGCCAACCGGTGGGGCCGACCGATGTACGGCGACCCCGACTCGGTGGCCGGCCTGGACGTGGAGGACGTCAACGTCTTCCACTCGGAGTGGTTCCTCCGCCCGGGAACCCTCGTGGTCGCCGGTGACCTGGACCGGCTCGACCTGGACGCGCTCGCCGCGACGGCATTCACCGGCACCGGCGGCGGCCCGGTGGACCGGGGCGCGCCGATCGAGGTGCCGGCGCGAGCCGGGCGCCGGATCATCCTGGTCGACCGGCCCGGCTCGGTGCAGTCCACGCTGCGGCTCGGGCATCCCGCGCCGCATCGGGCGCACCCGGACCACGTACCGATCGCCCTGGCCGGCACGCTGCTCGGGGGGGCGTTCACCTCCCGGCTGAACCACCTCATCCGCGAGGTGCGCGGCTACACGTACGGCATCCGGGGCGATTTCGGGTCGTCCCGCCGGCTCGGCCGGTTCGCGGTCAGTTCCGGCGTGCAGACCGCCGTCACCGCACCGGCGCTGGTGGAGGTGGTCGGGGAGATCGCGCGTACCCAGGCCGGTGGGGTGACCGAGGACGAGTTGGCCGTGGCCCGGTCCTGGCGGGCGGGGCAGCTCTCGGTCGAGTTGCAGAGCCCCCGGGCGATCGCCGGCGCGTTGAGCACGCTGGTGGTGCACGACCTGCCGGACGACTATCACGCCCGGCTGCGCGAGGCACTGCTCGCCGCCGACGTGGCCCAGGTCTCGGCGGCCGCCGCCGCCCACCTGCGGCCGGAGTCGCTGACCCTGGTGGTGGAGGGTGACGCCGCACTGATCAGGGACGAGCTGGTCGCCACCGGCCTCGGTGAGCTGGTCGACCACCCCGCGGCGGGCTGACCTAACCGGCGTGCGCGGGGCCGGTCTCCGGCCCCGCCGCCCGCTGCGCCGAGTCGGACCGGACCGGTGCAGCGCGGCTGCCCCTACCGGGTGGGCGGTGGCGGTGAGTGTGACGTCGGTCGCGGTCGCGGCAGTTTCGGCAGAGATGTTGCGGTCGGGGCGGGCCGGGCGACGCTGTTCTTCCGGAGATCTGACCGATCGGGAGGTGGCTGTCCGGGGCGGGCCGGCCCGGCCCGGCCGCCGGCGACCCCGGGCGGTGGGAAAGCGCTCCCGGTCGACGCGCCG
Proteins encoded:
- a CDS encoding DUF3817 domain-containing protein, whose product is MRAALTRYRVIAWVVGVVLILLVVIGMPLKYGFDNPVVVETVGQAHGFLYMVFLVAAFDLSRRADWPLKRMILVMLAGTVPFVSFWAERRVSAMVTAEQREREQAPEPVAG
- a CDS encoding DUF6158 family protein yields the protein MTASGRQDGFPAGGTEVSPEQRIPEWGDDRVAAPAFDADLPGIDPAELAEEDLIREMQSLHRTRLDTLRHATDSALANHLRRTAELETEYLARHPGREVDPSRLRDL
- a CDS encoding DUF1360 domain-containing protein: MSDLKQKVARLRQAYAPHEHRPLGGYLAAMGTYAGVAGAIAGLVKVTGRTVPDRPATSDVVLLAIATHKLSRLLSKDAVTSPLRAPFTRYDRPIGSGEVMEQVRDSGSSTRHAIGELLSCPFCLAVWVATGLTGGLVLAPRLTRLVATALTAVAASDFLQMGYAVAQQAAEGDEED
- a CDS encoding 3-deoxy-7-phosphoheptulonate synthase yields the protein MTTPENHRVIDQRIDRVVPLTTPALLHHELPLDDGLTSAVLAGRRAVGRVLDRADDRLLVVVGPCSVHDPAAALDYAHRLREAAERVAEDLLVVMRVYFEKPRSTVGWKGLINDPGLDGSGDVNTGLRRARALLLDVLRLGLPVGCEFLDPITPQYIADTVAWGAIGARTVESQVHRQLASGLSMPIGMKNRPDGSIATAVDAIRAAGVPHVFPGIDVSGIPAIMHTRGNADGHLVLRGGGGRPNYDAESVAGALELLRAAALPERLVVDASHANSGKDHRNQPTVAADVAGQIAAGQRGIVGIMLESFLVPGRQDLDPTRELTYGQSVTDACIGWDTTDEVLAELAAAVRTRRATHPRPRSLPTPA
- a CDS encoding M16 family metallopeptidase, with amino-acid sequence MPDSGYPWPISTTRLDNGLRVVISEDRTAPAVAVNLWYDVGSRHEPAGQTGFAHLFEHLMFEGSVHVAKTEHMKLVQGAGGSLNATTNPDRTNYFETVPAEHLELALWLEADRMGGLVPALTQETLDNQRDVVKNERRQRYENVPYGDAWLRLLPLLYPPGHPYHHATIGSMADLNAADLATFQAFHRTYYAPNNAVLTVVGDTSADEVVALAGKYFGAIPPRPEIPPAPDGRVVPAAGVPAEETVVTDVPAPRVYVAHRTHPFGSPEYDVVTVLATVLGSGRGSRLYQRLADGERIAQPDLVGAYGVDLAHAPAPLIATATARPGVSGERLAAGLAEVVDELATVPVTAAELDRAKALLTTAWWRQMSTVDGRADALGRYATQFGDPASVAERLPAWLAVTAEQIAEVAAEVLAADDRVTLTYRPEEKP
- a CDS encoding M16 family metallopeptidase codes for the protein MTLIADRPGPGEARPYRFPQVVRRSVAGGQVVAAHLPGQNLAVALLLLDAGAGREPVGREGLGGVLAKALEEGTTQRDATAYALAIEALGTELVTGLDWDTFQVSVQVPVERLGAAVELLAEAVRTPRLDPDDVRRVRDDEATALRMDWANPGPRADAALRADLFGAANRWGRPMYGDPDSVAGLDVEDVNVFHSEWFLRPGTLVVAGDLDRLDLDALAATAFTGTGGGPVDRGAPIEVPARAGRRIILVDRPGSVQSTLRLGHPAPHRAHPDHVPIALAGTLLGGAFTSRLNHLIREVRGYTYGIRGDFGSSRRLGRFAVSSGVQTAVTAPALVEVVGEIARTQAGGVTEDELAVARSWRAGQLSVELQSPRAIAGALSTLVVHDLPDDYHARLREALLAADVAQVSAAAAAHLRPESLTLVVEGDAALIRDELVATGLGELVDHPAAG